CTTCCAGATCCTTTTTACCGAACTTCTCCACACTTCTTTCTCGCAGCAAGTCATAGGCCTGAGCATAGCTTGACGCGAGAACGGTTGCGCGCATACGAGCGCAGCTAGTGTCGGCAGTGTTTAGAGCGCGTTTGATGAGCCTGAGACCTACAACTGCATGTAGATCACCCGGAACACGCTGACGGAAAGAGTAGTGGCCAGAGGCAGCTCGAACGAGATTGTGAGGGATGCGCATGCGGGAGATGTGTCCCGACTTGTGTCCCATTTAACGATCAATCAAATCATGCAAATAATCATATAAATCAATTACTTGCGATGATTTGGCGGAGAGAGTGGGATTCGAACCCACGGAAGGAATTACCCTTCGCCGGTTTTCAAGACCGGTGCCTTAAACCGCTCGGCCATCTCTCCGTATAGGTGACGCTTTCGCACCTACCCGCTGCAGTCATTGCAACCGCAGCGTTCCGGTCAGGGCGTGGCCCTGGCCGGTATGGCTCCCAGCCTTCGGCCGGGGCGCCATTCTCGCATTTTCACACCGGCTCTGCCCAGCACTGGCGCAGCATGCCGTCGGGATCAGCCCGCATCCACCGCCAACGCCCCCAGCGCACTCGCCCGGATCTTCTCCTTGGCCCGTTCGCACGCCCCACCGCAGTCCAGGCGCGAGGCCTCAAGCTGCGGCGGCAGGTGTTCGGCCAGGAAGTCGATGAACACCCGCACCGCCGGCAGCAGGCCGCGGCGGGAGGCGAACACGGCGTGGCAGATGCCCTGCGGCAGCGACCATTCCGGCAGCACTACTTCCAGCTCGCCACTGCGCACGGCGTCGGCGCAGACGGTTTCCGGCAGCATGGTGATGCCGAAGCCGTCCTTGACCATGCTCTGCAGCAGCGGGAAGTCGAATCCGGCCACGCGCGGCTGCAGGTCGACACGGCGCACCGCGCCTTCCGGGCCGTGCAGTTCCCAGCGCTGGCGGGCTTCGTCTTCGCTGATGCTCAGGGTGACATGGTTGGCCAGTTCGTCCGGGTCTTTCGGGCGGCCGGCGCGATCGAGGTACTTCGGGCTGGCGACCAGCAGTTCCTGCACCTGGCCGAAGCTGCGCATGACCAGGCTGCCGTCGTCGTCCAGCCGCGAACGCACGCGCAGGGCGACATCATAGCCTTCATTGATGATGTCGACGCGACGGTTGCTGATGTTCAGCTGCAGGCGCACCTTCGGGTACTGGGCCAGGAACTTGGGCAGCAATTTGGGAAGCTGCATCTGGGCCAGTGAGACCGGTACGCTCGCACGGACCAGACCACGCGGTTCGGCGCTGAGCCGGTCCACCACTTCGCGGGCGGCCTGCGCTTCGGCGAGCATGGTCTGCGCGTGGCGGTGGACGCTGGTGCCGACGTCGGTGACCGCGAAGCGGCGCGTAGAGCGCTGCAGGAGGCGCACGCCGAGGTCGGTTTCGAGCTGGCTGATGCGCCGGCTCAGGCGGGATTTGGGGATGCCGAGGGCGCGTTCGGCTGCAGCGAAGCCGCCGTGATCCACCACCATGGCAAAGTAGTAAAGGTCGTTGAGGTCGTGCATACCGAAGTTCCAGATATAGAACAATACGTGGTATTCAACCACCTTTATCCCAGCGACGCAACAACCTAACCTGCTCTCCGTCGGCGGCGCCTTGACCGCCCTTCCCCGGATACAGGTGATTGCCATGAAGCTTCTTCACATTGATGCCAGCGTGCTGGGCGACAACTCGGTTTCCCGCCAGCTGTCCGCGGCCGTGGTCGCACGGTTCAATGAGACCGTTGAGCACCTCGACGTAACCTACCGCGATCTCGATCGTAATCCCATTCCCCATTTGAGTAGTGGTTCGCTGGCCCAGGCCGATGCGGCCGAGGCGACCGAAGCCGAAGCGGTGATGCAGCAGTTCCTGGCGGCCGACGTGATCGTGATCGGCGCGCCGATGTACAACTTCAGCATCCCCTCGACGCTGAAAGCGTGGATCGACCGCGTGGCCGTCGCTGGGCGCACCTTCAAGTACACCGAGAATGGCCCGGTGGGCCTGGCCGGTGGCAAGCGCGTGATCATCGCCAGCTCGCGTGGCGGCATCTACACCGATTCGCCGGCCGACTTCCAGGAGCCGTTCCTGCGCCAGGTGTTCGCCTTCATGGGCATCGACAACGTGGAGTTCGTGCGCGCTGAAGGCATTGCCTACTCGCCGACCCATCGCGAAGAGGCCATTGCGGCCGCGCTGGCCAGCCTGCCGGCGGCCGAGTTCGAAGAGCTGGCCGAGGCCTGAGTGTTCCAGGGCAGGCGTTGAGTCCTCGTCGGACGCCCTGCCCGGGCCGGAGATCCCCTCCCCCATCCGGCCCACCCTGCGGCCCCGCTTTTGCGGGGCCGTTTCTTTTTTTGGAGCAGCCACGCAGGGCGTGGCTCTACCCGGGGGGTCCCAAGAAAGAACCCGCCTTTCGGCGGGCTTCTTCGTTACGCGATCTTTTCGAGACCGCCCATGTACGGCTTGAGCGCGTCCGGTACGGTGATGCTGCCATCCGCGTTCTGGTAGTTCTCCATCACCGCAATCATGGCGCGGCCTACGGCTACGCCGGAGCCGTTGAGGGTGTGCACCAGTTCCGGCTTGCCGGTTTCCGGGTTGCGCCAGCGCGACTGCATGCGGCGCGCCTGGAAGTCGCCGCAGTTGGAGCAGGAGGAAATTTCGCGGTAGGTGTCCTGCGAGGGCAGCCACACTTCCAGATCGTAGGTCTTGATCGCGGAGAAGCCCATGTCGCCGGTGCACAGCAGCACCTTGCGGTACGGCAGGCCAAGCTTTTCCAGCACCACTTCGGCGGCGCGGGTCATGCGCTGGTGTTCCGCTTCGCTGTCGGCCGGGGCGCAGACGGTGACCAGTTCGACCTTTTCGAACTGGTGCTGGCGGATCATGCCGCGCACGTCGCGGCCGCCGCTGCCGGCTTCGGCGCGGAAGCACAGCGAGTGGGCGGTCATGCTCAGCGGCAGGCGCTCGGCGTCGAGGATCTCGTCGCGGACGATATTGGTCAGCGAGACTTCCGAGGTCGGGATCAGGTAGCGGGTGGACTCGCCCACTGCGGTCTTGAACAGGTCGTCCTCGAACTTGGGCAGCTGGCCGGTGCCGCGCAGCGATTCGGGATTGACCAGCACCGGCACGTTGGTTTCGTCGTAGCCGTGCTCGTTGGTGTGCAGGTCCAGCATGAACTGGGCCAGGGCGCGGTGCAGGCGGGCTACCGGGCCGCGCAGCACTGTGAAGCGCGAACCGGACAGCTTGGCGCCGGCTTCGCCGTCCAGGCCGTGGTTGCGGGCGCCCAGTTCGACGTGGTCGAGCACCGGGAAGTCGAAGCTGCGCGGGGTGCCCCAGCGCTTCTGTTCGACGTTCTCGGATTCGTCCTTGCCGAACGGGACGTCGTCGGCCG
This portion of the Stenotrophomonas aracearum genome encodes:
- a CDS encoding LysR family transcriptional regulator; protein product: MHDLNDLYYFAMVVDHGGFAAAERALGIPKSRLSRRISQLETDLGVRLLQRSTRRFAVTDVGTSVHRHAQTMLAEAQAAREVVDRLSAEPRGLVRASVPVSLAQMQLPKLLPKFLAQYPKVRLQLNISNRRVDIINEGYDVALRVRSRLDDDGSLVMRSFGQVQELLVASPKYLDRAGRPKDPDELANHVTLSISEDEARQRWELHGPEGAVRRVDLQPRVAGFDFPLLQSMVKDGFGITMLPETVCADAVRSGELEVVLPEWSLPQGICHAVFASRRGLLPAVRVFIDFLAEHLPPQLEASRLDCGGACERAKEKIRASALGALAVDAG
- a CDS encoding FMN-dependent NADH-azoreductase is translated as MKLLHIDASVLGDNSVSRQLSAAVVARFNETVEHLDVTYRDLDRNPIPHLSSGSLAQADAAEATEAEAVMQQFLAADVIVIGAPMYNFSIPSTLKAWIDRVAVAGRTFKYTENGPVGLAGGKRVIIASSRGGIYTDSPADFQEPFLRQVFAFMGIDNVEFVRAEGIAYSPTHREEAIAAALASLPAAEFEELAEA
- the serS gene encoding serine--tRNA ligase; its protein translation is MLDPALLRQQPAELAERLRSTRGFELDVSGLESLEADRKRIQIRTQELQSLRNSRSKAIGQAKAKGEDVAAIMAEVAGFADELKASEVALDELRDKIEAISMGIPNVPADDVPFGKDESENVEQKRWGTPRSFDFPVLDHVELGARNHGLDGEAGAKLSGSRFTVLRGPVARLHRALAQFMLDLHTNEHGYDETNVPVLVNPESLRGTGQLPKFEDDLFKTAVGESTRYLIPTSEVSLTNIVRDEILDAERLPLSMTAHSLCFRAEAGSGGRDVRGMIRQHQFEKVELVTVCAPADSEAEHQRMTRAAEVVLEKLGLPYRKVLLCTGDMGFSAIKTYDLEVWLPSQDTYREISSCSNCGDFQARRMQSRWRNPETGKPELVHTLNGSGVAVGRAMIAVMENYQNADGSITVPDALKPYMGGLEKIA